A genomic window from Gossypium hirsutum isolate 1008001.06 chromosome D10, Gossypium_hirsutum_v2.1, whole genome shotgun sequence includes:
- the LOC107914889 gene encoding stem-specific protein TSJT1 — protein MLAVFDKSVAKSPDALNAPDNPQAVSALKNGFLPNHFASVYPGSVSISLGSSGVMAYSLEKQNPLLPRLFAVVDDIFCLFQGHIENIAVLKQQYGLNKTANEGIIVIEAYRTLRDRGPYPPDQVVRDIQGKFAFIIFDSSSKATFIASDADGSVPFFWGTDAENHLVLADDVETVKKGCGKSFAPFPKGCFFSSTGGLKSYEHPLNELKAMPRVDSSGQVCGATFSVDVEAKKESTGMKKVGSAANWSSNY, from the exons ATGCTAGCAGTTTTCGACAAATCGGTTGCCAAGAGCCCAGATGCTCTTAATGCTCCAGATAACCCTCAGGCTGTTTCTGCTCTCAAAAATGGCTTCTTACCTAATCACTTTGCCTCTGTTTATCCCGGTTCTGTCTCCATCAGTCTCGGCTCTTCTGGGGTTATGGCTTATTCTCTTGAAAAACAGAACCCACTTCTCCCCAG ACTGTTTGCGGTTGTGGATGACATATTCTGCTTGTTTCAAGGCCACATTGAGAATATTGCTGTTCTTAAGCAACAATATGGCTTGAACAAAACAGCAAATGAGGGGATCATTGTTATTGAAGCTTACCGAACCCTCAGAGACAGAGGTCCTTACCCTCCGGATCAGGTTGTAAGAGATATCCAGGGGAAATTTGCTTTCATTATCTTTGATAGCTCTTCAAAAGCCACATTTATAGCTTCT GATGCTGATGGAAGTGTACCTTTCTTCTGGGGAACTGATGCTGAAAACCACCTTGTTCTTGCAGATGATGTGGAGACTGTCAAGAAGGGCTGTGGGAAGTCTTTTGCTCCATTCCCAAAAG GGTGCTTCTTCTCATCCACTGGAGGGTTAAAAAGCTATGAGCACCCCCTTAATGAGTTGAAGGCAATGCCTCGGGTGGACAGTTCGGGTCAAGTTTGCGGGGCTACTTTCAGTGTGGATGTAGAGGCAAAGAAGGAATCAACTGGAATGAAAAAGGTTGGAAGTGCTGCAAACTGGTCCTCTAACTACTGA